Below is a window of Undibacterium sp. YM2 DNA.
GACTTTTGCCGGGGCAAGCGAGGTACGCTTGTTGCTCATGCATTCGCCGCTGGGTCTCAAGCATGCGGCGGAACATGAGTTCCAACTTGCTTTTTGCGGCCATACCCATGGCGGGCAAATCGCCACGCCCGGTGGCAAGCCGCTGGTCTTGCCGCCCGGCTCAGGAGAGCGCCGTTATGCCAGGGGTTTGTTTGCCTTGCCAGACGGTCGGCAATTGCTGACCAGCCAGGGCATAGGCATGAGCGATTTACCGGTACGTCTGTTTGCACCTTCCGAAGTGCATTTATGCCATTTGTATTCGGTGCTGGATGTAGTAGAACAGAATGGCAGTCCGCTCATGCCATCAGACCTGGTAGTTAATGTATAGACAAATTTGCTTAAAAATTTTGTGCCTATTGCAGGGATGTCACAATGTTTGACTATAATGCTTGCCGGAAAGTAGTCAAAAAAAGCAGTATTCGCACGATCACACTATGCAAGTTCTGTACGCTTAAACAAGTTTTTAATAAAGATACATGCCCGGCATGTGGCATGTCATGCGCTCATTGAGGAAATCAAATGCAAGATACTAAACAAACCCATCAACAGCCACGCCGTGGCTTTTTGCAAGGCCTGGTTGCCACTGCAGCAGGCGCGACCCTGGCTGCACCTGCACTGGCTAAACCGGCCGCAGCTGCGCCAGCAGTATTCCTCGATGCCGCCAAGTGGTCACCACGCAACCGTGATCTGGTTGCGGCCTTGATCGCCAAGCATGGCAATACCAGCAAGACCTATTCTGCCAAGCGCAAACCTTACGCCGTGTTCGACTGGGACAACACCAGCATCATGAATGACTGCGAAGAAGCGCTGCTGATGTACCAGATCAATCACCTGGCATTCAAGCTGAGCCCGCAAGAATTCTCTGCAACCATCCGTCAAAACGTACCGGCTGGTAATTTCACGGCTGACTACAAAAATGCCGCAGGCAAGATTCTAGATCTGGAAAGTGTATGTACTGACCTCGACAGCGATTATGCCTACCTGCATGCCAACTACAAAGGCATGGCCGGTAGCCGCAGCCTCGAAGAAATCGTTGAAACTGCCCAATTCCAGGACTTCCGCGCCAAGCTCTATTTCCTTTATGAAGCCGTCAATGACACCCATGGCGTGAATGTCGGTTACCCATGGGTCATCTACTTCTTCGCCAACATGACCGTTGCCGAAGTCAGCGCACTGGCAGAAGCATCGAATGACGCCAACCTCGGCA
It encodes the following:
- a CDS encoding HAD family hydrolase, translating into MQDTKQTHQQPRRGFLQGLVATAAGATLAAPALAKPAAAAPAVFLDAAKWSPRNRDLVAALIAKHGNTSKTYSAKRKPYAVFDWDNTSIMNDCEEALLMYQINHLAFKLSPQEFSATIRQNVPAGNFTADYKNAAGKILDLESVCTDLDSDYAYLHANYKGMAGSRSLEEIVETAQFQDFRAKLYFLYEAVNDTHGVNVGYPWVIYFFANMTVAEVSALAEASNDANLGMSLTKTKYTSPSSLPGVAGVITTAHFHGIRLCTEVATLMNTFRQNGFDVYVSTASLEDVVAVFATNPKYGYHVQRENVLGLRLEQNGDVYKNAYRKDWPLNWGPGKTVVIKRELVAKKGYGPVFVAGDSDGDYDMLRDFKETEIGLVVNRLKKGKIGELSKAAADAAKEANPRFLLQGRQESTGNWLPVETTLKYGKTAPALLG